The Ziziphus jujuba cultivar Dongzao chromosome 3, ASM3175591v1 region GgatataaaaatgtataattaatGATTTTGAAGTGGCTTGTTCATCATATTTCAGTTTGTAGTTCAATATGATTATATCAATGCATGTATAATCCCATATATTTCAagttacataatatatatgttttatcatgttaaataaattaaacagctTGATCCTAAGTTCATGCTAgctagtattttttatttcaaaagattaaaaaaaaaaaaaattgaaaaaaatagctAGTATTCTTGTGTGGGACTAATTTTTTACACAACCTCATTGTGAGATGAAGAGCCAAGGTCAGCGTTCCCGAAAGACAAAAACAAGAGTCATCATTAATCAATATCATGTGGAGActgttattaataattatgcttTTGTAGTCCATAGTCCACATAAAATATGTTCTAATGACATTTAAAGAGAGACTAGTTAATACTTAATAACCTGGTttaattttcttccaaaaaataaaataaaatggtttaACTAATAAGAAAATATGTGTTTTAATGTATAAATGAGTGTATGCTCTCCATTATTCCTGTCTctttatgtatatttaatagAGATCATATGTGGAAATAATCCGTTTAATTTGGGATCTCTATATCCCATACTCGCATAAATCCAACaactaaaaaccaaaacaaaagatgAGAGCTAGCTAGTATGAtcaacagtttattattatatatgaaagaaaaagataattatacATAATCAAAATACCACTCTAActtcaaaaaatttatgttgCTCTCCTGaaatccaaatatatttaaGTGCTGCTGATTATAATTGTTTTTAAGCAATAATATATTAGTTGTAATTGAAAGCTGATAAACTGTTGGAACAACTAGTTTGTCTAAAGAGCAGTGATACGCTGGTAAATCGaaacttataattttaaatattatatttatttcaaaatctatattttatttataatcttttaaaatacattaactcttaatttcttttatttttataaaagagaAATGActaacttatttttttatttttttttctttattgagaaatatttcttcaaataattatacaaatgtgtatcatttaaataaaatctaaaagcaCGGTTTGTCTATAACTTCAAGTATATCATTTCAATTCAAACACTAGTTAATAACATCCACGAAACATATTTTTCGCAGGAAAAAAACcacataaagaaaattatatactaATAATTAGATCCAAATGCTAATAAAGGCAGAAAGATTTGAAAAAACCATTTCTAATGTGTGCTTGGCTCTCTCTctatatgtattatttaaatGACAAAAAGAAGATCGCTTTACTATTTAACAAGTCATTATATCTTTAttctcaaccaaaaaaaaaaaaaaaaaaaaagtgtcattATAATCTTTAACCTCGCATGTGCGGCACAATCAATGtctgcttcttcttccttcttcttcttctttttatttttttatttatttttttaaatttttatttgagttttttaattttatcttagtCACAGTTgaattcatatttataaaaaattatactcagaatttatttgttaattttttagttaatttttatagataaaaatcataaatatccttataacaaagttaaaaaagtttaactgaaatttatttttatttatttattttttggaaaaaattaaagtttgctTTGTTGTCATAATTACTGTGATGTGGtcacatttaaaatatattctaCTATTTCTTATATACACCCtttatttatggaaaataataagtctttaaaaaaaaaaaaaggtacttaTATATGCTTATAATTTATGTAATAATCAACTTAATATAcattaataaatacaaaaatggaTAAACAATTTGCTCATGGTGCATATCATATAATTCATGCTCAGGGAATCTGGGGCAAAATCATTCACCTTATAAAAGTAAAGCAGCAGTTATTAATTAAGCCAATATTTAGTCCGTTACTTTCAAAGAAAATCCTGATTATTAATTCAAATCAAACAGATTGAACGTGGAGAGAGAGGgcgaaaaaacaagaaaagaaaaaaagaaaagagagctTGCTCAAACTTCAAATAAAAAGGTAatacttaataaaaataaagaaacaaccTACTTCACATGGATATCACCAACAAAAACCCACTTGACATGGACAGTCCGAGAACataatccattatttttttagtctCCAAACACACACTTCGATTATTCCATACATTTGAGTGGTACTGATAATTGCATCCTAAGCACtgttacttttaaaattaaagttggAGCAAGTAGTTCTCATGAAGAACAGTGAGGAGCTGAATCCAAGCCTGTTGTTTGCTATATCAAATTGAAGAAGATTGTTTTCCAATTGATGCCCACCAATCACAATTGAAGTCACTGGTTCTATTCCACCATCAACAAATCCAAGACAACTAACATTTTCATTAACCTGAACCATAGAGTTGGCTCCATATATGTTCCACACCACATCTTCACTCTGCAGGACAAGATCAATGGACGGCACAGCAGGACCGACTCGAGTAACATCGATGTGGTTCGAGTCGAAGCAAGCTCCAAAGGGTGCCACAGCTGCTACCCTCGGGACTTTAGCCAGTGCTTTCACAAATGCACCAACCACAGCTTTGTAAATGGAGGTTTCTAATACTGTATAGGGATTGACTGTGCTAATCTTCGTTCCTCCATTGCCATTTTTGTCAATGTTTAGCAAAGAAGTATTGAAACGGACAACtttgttattgatttttatgGACTTTACTCCAATGAAATACTCCGAAGACTTTTCGCCTTCAAAGTAAGACGCTGCTGTGCTTACAGGGTTGATGAAGAGCCGAGTATAGGTAAGTGACCTAGAGACATCAATACCGGGATTCAATACATAAGGCCCAGCACCGAAGAATACGACACCATTAGATGTTGTTGAAGAGCTCAAGCAAATGGCGAACTTCCTATCGAAGCTAAAAGCTGAAGAAAATTGGGAAGGAAGGCCAATTTTAGTCCTTCCTAGACCGGCCATACCCTTGACATCATTAGCCAAGCCTTCCAAAAGGAAAGTTGAGCCGCAAGTGAATAAGAAGTTGGACACAGAAACCATCTTACCGAGGTTAGACCCATCGGTGGATTGAACCGAGACAATGTCTTGGCCAAACTGACCAATGGTGCCGGTTTTAGTAACACTATTATCAGGGAAGAGACTGCAAGTGTTATTATAACAGCCTGGTTTAGGACGATCAGAAAAGCAGGACTCAGAACAAGACTTGGATTGAGCAAGGTTGCAAGGAGCTGAGTCGCAAATTGCAGGCTTATAGGTGGACGAGACATAGTCTTGGTCACAATCTACCCAAAGGAATTGACCCCCAAGGTCTAGTGTTAGTTTAACTGGGACTAGAGGTGTCCTTTGGCTTATATGGGTAAGGTATTGGAGGGTGGCAGAGTCTTTAGTCACAGGCAAAACTAAAGCCTTGGTTCTGGAAGAAGTAGTGCTGGCTATGGAGGGAGATAATATGGGAAAGAGAAGAGAACAGAAGAGAAGGAAACTGAAAGAGTAGTGGTAGAAGGAAGCCATTGATGGGGATGGAGTAAATATTGGAGTGCATGGCTATATTTATAGCTGCTTGATTGGAGTCCTTTTTCTTGAACTTGACCtataaaagtataaaatggGTTTGGGTCATTTTTAAATAGTATATGCTGCAAATTGGAGTGGAGACCTAGCTGCATTGATAACATGTTAATCATGTGGGGAATAGGGATGCCCTACGCTTGTCTTTTTCCTCTGTTTGTACCCTGTACTTAATTTATACTCATGTAGGTTTAATTATTACAGAATCAGGGAATATTGgtaattaatttccaattcaCCACATATACTCAcgatatagttttttttttttttttctttttctttttattcttcatcCTAATGTTTTAATTTTAGGTCACTTGTTTGGATTGAGCAACttgacttttatttattcttctttGATGACTTCCGTGATCGAGATCTAACATGTCAATTTAACGAAATATTTTAAGTTTGAGCTCAAGGCCTTGTgttttgaataaatattttttaagcttcattaaaaaagaaaaaagaaaaagaaaaaaagaaaagaagagttCATTATTATATCTTGTTTTTAGTGTTGGCAGCAAATGTCGGTCCTTAAATCTGACAAGTTTTCATAAaatagaagataaaaaaaagaaaaataaaaaatgaaagggtatttgccctttttttctcttgaattgtatatgttttggcattttagttcatgaattttttttttcgcattttgatctttgtagttaaatttcatttaaaaaattgtctTTAAAGTGTCAAAACATGATCAGGACTAATTGTGCAAgtgaaattcaatttaaaaaccCTTTATACaagcaaaattcaaatttagaaaccaaaatgttaaaaaattaaatttaaataataaaatgtcaaAATAGAAATGCCCAGTTACCCAAAACTAAATGTACCTATTATTTTCACACACTTTTATGTGTATCACATCAAACGTACTCCacattgggccattcttttatattttttttgctctGTTTATACACTGAATTTATACTCAAGTAGgtttaattattacaaaatcAGGGAATATTGgtaattaatttccaattcaCTACATATACTCAcgatatagttttttttttttttttcctatgtctttttctttttcttctttatcctaatattttaattttaagtcaCTTGTTTCGATTAAGCAACTTGACTTTTGTTTATTCTTCTTTGATGACTTCTCTCATCGAGATCTAACATATAAATTTAACGAAATATTTTAAGTTTGAGCTCTCGGCCTTGTgttttgaataaatattttttaagtttaattaaaaaaagaaaaataagagttCATTATTATATCGTGTTTTTCGTGCAGCACATGTGAGATCCTTAAATCTGACAAGTTTCCAtaaaatagaagagaaaaaaaagaaaaaaattaaagggtaattggccctttttcctcttgaattatatatatatatatatatatatattttggcattttagtttttaaattctttCTAGCATTTTGATCTTTGTTgtcaaatttcatttaaaaaattgtcCTTAAAGTATCAAAACTAATTCTGTAAGCGAAATTCATTTTTGGAAACCTCCATTTACAGTGCTGTGGTTGATGCATTTGAAAGCGCTAGCGAAAGTCAAGAGAGTAGCGGCAGTGCCACCATTCGGGGCTTGTTTTAACTCAAGCAACATCGGTAGTACTCGAGTCGGTCCAGCAGTGCCGGACATTGATCTTGTGTTGTAGAGCAACAGTGTGTTCTGGAGGATATTTGGAGCTAATTCAATGGTTCAAGTTAGTGAGGATGTTCTTCGTCTTGGATTTGTTGATGGAGATGTAAAACCAAGGACTTCCATTGTGATTGGAGGACAATCTTTTACAATTTGATATAGCTACAAACAGGCTTGGATTTAGCTCTTCATTGTTGTTCAGACAGACAACTTGCTCCAATTTCAACTTCACAAGTAATGCTTGAATTAAGCAATTAAAAGCAAATCCCATATTAATACTACGATTGTTGAATTTTCAATTAGTTCATATGTGGTTGTGGAAAACCTTCCTACTAGACTTTCCTTTAAAAGTCAGAAGAAAACGTGGCTGGATTAGAGTAACATCGATGTGGTTCGAGTCGAAGCAAGCTCCAAAGGGTGCCACAGCTGCTACCCTCGGGACTTTAGCCAGTGCTTTCACAAATGCACCAACCACAGCTTTGTAAATGGAGGTTTCTAATACTGTATAGGGATTGACTGTGCTAATCTTCGTTCCTCCATTGCCATTTTTGTCAATGTTTAGCAATGAAGTATTGAAACGGACAACtttgttattgatttttatgGACTTTACTCCAATGAAATACTCCGAAGACTTTTCGCCTTCAAAGTAAGACGCTGCTGTGCTTACAGGGTTGATGACGAGCCGAGTATAGGTAAGTGACCTAGAGACATCAATATCGGGATTCAATACATAAGGCCCAGCACCGAAGAATACGACACCATTAGATGTTGTTGAAGAGCTCAAGCAAATGGCGAACTTCCTATCGAAGCTAAAAGCTGAAGAAAATTGGGAAGGAAGGCCAATTTTAGTCCTTCCTAGACCGGCCATACCCTTGACACCATTAGCCAAGCCTTCCAAAAGGAAAGTTGAGCCGCAAGTGAATAAGAAGTTGGACACAGAAACCACCTTACCGAGGTTAGACCCATCGGTGGATTGAACGGAGACAATGTCTTGGCCAAACTGACCAATGGTGCCGGTTTTAGTAACACTATTATCAGGGAAGAGACTGCAAGTGTTATTATAATAGCATGGTTTAGGACGATTAGAAAAGCAGGACTCAGAACAAGACTTGGATTGAGCAAGGTTGCAAGGAGCTGAGTCGCAAATTGCAGGCTTATAGGTGGACGAGACATAGTCTTGGTCACAATCTACCCAAAGGAATTGACCCCCAAGGTTTAGTGTTAGTTTAACTGGGACTAGAGGTGTCCTTTGGCTTATATGGGTAAGGTATTGGAGTGTGGCAGAGTCTTTAGCCACAGGCGAAACTAAAGCTTTGGTTCTGGAAGAAGTAGTGCTGGCTATGGAAGGAGATAATATGGGAAAGAGAAGAGAACAGAAGAGAAGGAAACTGAAAAAGTAGTGGTGGAAGGAAGCCATTGATGGGGATGGAGTAAATATTGGAGTGCATGGCCATATTTATAGCTGCTtaattggagtcctttttattGAACTTGAcctataaaagaataaaatgggTTTGGGTCATTTTTAAATAGTATAGGGATGTTAATTGGAGTGGAGACCTAGCTGGATTGATAACATGTTAATCATGTGGGGAATAGGGATGCCCTACGCTTAGttgttgtcaggacccgtccaagattcctccccggaaccctagacaagctctgatcccaggaaaa contains the following coding sequences:
- the LOC132803172 gene encoding probable aspartic proteinase GIP2 — protein: MASFHHYFFSFLLFCSLLFPILSPSIASTTSSRTKALVSPVAKDSATLQYLTHISQRTPLVPVKLTLNLGGQFLWVDCDQDYVSSTYKPAICDSAPCNLAQSKSCSESCFSNRPKPCYYNNTCSLFPDNSVTKTGTIGQFGQDIVSVQSTDGSNLGKVVSVSNFLFTCGSTFLLEGLANGVKGMAGLGRTKIGLPSQFSSAFSFDRKFAICLSSSTTSNGVVFFGAGPYVLNPDIDVSRSLTYTRLVINPVSTAASYFEGEKSSEYFIGVKSIKINNKVVRFNTSLLNIDKNGNGGTKISTVNPYTVLETSIYKAVVGAFVKALAKVPRVAAVAPFGACFDSNHIDVTLIQPRFLLTFKGKSSRKVFHNHI
- the LOC107423283 gene encoding probable aspartic proteinase GIP2; this encodes MASFYHYSFSFLLFCSLLFPILSPSIASTTSSRTKALVLPVTKDSATLQYLTHISQRTPLVPVKLTLDLGGQFLWVDCDQDYVSSTYKPAICDSAPCNLAQSKSCSESCFSDRPKPGCYNNTCSLFPDNSVTKTGTIGQFGQDIVSVQSTDGSNLGKMVSVSNFLFTCGSTFLLEGLANDVKGMAGLGRTKIGLPSQFSSAFSFDRKFAICLSSSTTSNGVVFFGAGPYVLNPGIDVSRSLTYTRLFINPVSTAASYFEGEKSSEYFIGVKSIKINNKVVRFNTSLLNIDKNGNGGTKISTVNPYTVLETSIYKAVVGAFVKALAKVPRVAAVAPFGACFDSNHIDVTRVGPAVPSIDLVLQSEDVVWNIYGANSMVQVNENVSCLGFVDGGIEPVTSIVIGGHQLENNLLQFDIANNRLGFSSSLFFMRTTCSNFNFKSNSA